From Astyanax mexicanus isolate ESR-SI-001 chromosome 13, AstMex3_surface, whole genome shotgun sequence, the proteins below share one genomic window:
- the hmga1a gene encoding high mobility group AT-hook 1a isoform X2, with the protein MSDAKDAMSPKDKDGAEKRGRGRPRKHPQVKSSLKYEDSGSPTAKRPRGRPKGSKNKAAATKAKRAAAAAASESSGGKRRGRPKKAEKEEQPSKSSEEEEEEEEEEEQ; encoded by the exons ATGAGTGACGCCAAGGACGCCATGTCTCCTAAAGATAAGGATGGAGCAGAGAAGAGAGGCCGTGGAAGACCAAGGAAGCACCCACAG GTAAAATCTTCCCTTAAATAT GAGGATAGTGGATCTCCCACAGCAAAGAGGCCGAGAGGAAGACCTAAGGGCAGCAAAAACAAGGCTGCAGCTACTAAGGCCAAA aGAGCAGCCGCAGCTGCTGCCTCGGAGTCCTCTGGGGGGAAACGCAGAGGAAGACCCAAGAAGGCG GAGAAAGAAGAGCAGCCATCCAAGTcctctgaggaagaggaggaggaggaggaagaggaggaacagTAA
- the hmga1a gene encoding high mobility group AT-hook 1a isoform X4, with the protein MSDAKDAMSPKDKDGAEKRGRGRPRKHPQEDSGSPTAKRPRGRPKGSKNKAAATKAKRAAAAAASESSGGKRRGRPKKAEKEEQPSKSSEEEEEEEEEEEQ; encoded by the exons ATGAGTGACGCCAAGGACGCCATGTCTCCTAAAGATAAGGATGGAGCAGAGAAGAGAGGCCGTGGAAGACCAAGGAAGCACCCACAG GAGGATAGTGGATCTCCCACAGCAAAGAGGCCGAGAGGAAGACCTAAGGGCAGCAAAAACAAGGCTGCAGCTACTAAGGCCAAA aGAGCAGCCGCAGCTGCTGCCTCGGAGTCCTCTGGGGGGAAACGCAGAGGAAGACCCAAGAAGGCG GAGAAAGAAGAGCAGCCATCCAAGTcctctgaggaagaggaggaggaggaggaagaggaggaacagTAA
- the hmga1a gene encoding high mobility group AT-hook 1a isoform X1, whose translation MSDAKDAMSPKDKDGAEKRGRGRPRKHPQVKSSLKYQEDSGSPTAKRPRGRPKGSKNKAAATKAKRAAAAAASESSGGKRRGRPKKAEKEEQPSKSSEEEEEEEEEEEQ comes from the exons ATGAGTGACGCCAAGGACGCCATGTCTCCTAAAGATAAGGATGGAGCAGAGAAGAGAGGCCGTGGAAGACCAAGGAAGCACCCACAG GTAAAATCTTCCCTTAAATAT caGGAGGATAGTGGATCTCCCACAGCAAAGAGGCCGAGAGGAAGACCTAAGGGCAGCAAAAACAAGGCTGCAGCTACTAAGGCCAAA aGAGCAGCCGCAGCTGCTGCCTCGGAGTCCTCTGGGGGGAAACGCAGAGGAAGACCCAAGAAGGCG GAGAAAGAAGAGCAGCCATCCAAGTcctctgaggaagaggaggaggaggaggaagaggaggaacagTAA
- the hmga1a gene encoding high mobility group AT-hook 1a isoform X3, which produces MSDAKDAMSPKDKDGAEKRGRGRPRKHPQQEDSGSPTAKRPRGRPKGSKNKAAATKAKRAAAAAASESSGGKRRGRPKKAEKEEQPSKSSEEEEEEEEEEEQ; this is translated from the exons ATGAGTGACGCCAAGGACGCCATGTCTCCTAAAGATAAGGATGGAGCAGAGAAGAGAGGCCGTGGAAGACCAAGGAAGCACCCACAG caGGAGGATAGTGGATCTCCCACAGCAAAGAGGCCGAGAGGAAGACCTAAGGGCAGCAAAAACAAGGCTGCAGCTACTAAGGCCAAA aGAGCAGCCGCAGCTGCTGCCTCGGAGTCCTCTGGGGGGAAACGCAGAGGAAGACCCAAGAAGGCG GAGAAAGAAGAGCAGCCATCCAAGTcctctgaggaagaggaggaggaggaggaagaggaggaacagTAA